In one Salvelinus fontinalis isolate EN_2023a unplaced genomic scaffold, ASM2944872v1 scaffold_0315, whole genome shotgun sequence genomic region, the following are encoded:
- the LOC129845474 gene encoding C-type lectin domain family 10 member A-like, with the protein MSEAIYAVPDMTKKVKFNRDEMKERIVDIYVSADTLRDGETSTKREETADTAPNNGPGDQSLIICDSVHVQWWKRPSGVAAVCLGLLCVLLLAGIIGLAVYYSNISKNSSAERDQLQTSYNTLTKERDQLQTSYNNLTKEGDQLQTSYNNLTKESYRLQTSYNNLTKERDQLQTSYNNVTKERDQLQTSYNNVTKERDQLQTERDVLSSKLSNLKQTCPEGWQKFESSWYFLSTESKTWKESRQDCLERGADLVIINSDKEQTFLVNLKKRFWIGLTDSVNERTWKWVDGTPLTTGYWYYPQPDNGGGIPENGEEDCVEIRNDQRPLEAWNDLSCDSILNWICEKVV; encoded by the exons ATGTCTGAGGCCATCTATGCTGTGCCAGATATGACCAAGAAGGTCAAGTTTAACAGAGATGAAATGAAGGAGAGGATTGTGGATATCTATGTCAGTGCAGACACCCTGAGAGACGGTGAGACCAGCaccaagagagaagagacagcagaCACTGCTCCTAATAATGGACCAGGAGACCA ATCTTTAATAATTTGTGATTCAGTACATGTTCAGTGGTGGAAGAGACCCTCTGGAGTTGCTGCAGTGTGTCTGGggctgctgtgtgttctcctactggctgggatcataggcctggcTGTCTACT ACAGCAACATCTCAAAGAACTCATctgcagagagagaccagctacagaccagttacaacaccctgactaaagagagagaccagctacagaccagctacaacaacctgactaaagagggagaccagctacagaccagttataacaacctgactaaagagagttACCGGCTACaaaccagttacaacaacctgaccaaagagagagaccagctacagaccagttataacaaCGTGACTAAAgaaagagaccagctacagaccagttataacaaCGTGACTAAAgaaagagaccagctacagactgagagagatgtTCTTAGCAGCAAGCTTTCCAATCTCA AACAAACCTGTCCTGAAGGCTGGCAGAAGTTTGAATCAAGTTGGTACTTCCTGTCTACTGAGTCTAAAACCTGGAAGGAGAGCAGACAggactgtctggagagaggagcagatcTGGTGATCATAAACAGTGATAAggaacag ACATTTCTCGTCAACCTCAAGAAGAGATTCTGGATTGGTCTAACCGATTCTGTTAATGAGAGGACCTGGAAATGGGTGGACGGCACTCCACTGACCACAGG gtactggtattaccCACAGCCTGATAATGGTGGTGGCATACCAGAAAATGGTGAGGAGGACTGTGTTGAGATACGTAATGATCAGCGTCCTCTGGAGGCATGGAATGACTTGTCGTGTGACAGCATACTCAACTGGATTTGTGAGAAAGTGGTTtaa